In Achromobacter pestifer, the DNA window ACCCTGGACTCATGCGGCAAGAATAATGGCGGTTCCTGCAATAGGGATTGAGCTGTTCCTTCAATTGGCCACGTGGTGACTACAAGCAACAATGCCCCTAGCACCACACTGGCATGGGCCTGTAGCATCTGGCTTGGCCGAAAGCAGCCCCGCCAACGAGAATCCCGACCCATTCCTAGTCGTTTCGCCATTTGCATCATTTACTTCTCTATCAAGGCGAGACGACTGCGGTCGCGCAGCGGTTTGAGCAAGTAACTCATCAGTGTTCGTTCTCCCGTTTTGATGAATGCAGTTACCGGCATACCCGGCTGCAGGTTCAGTCCAGGCGCCAACTCTCGCTCCCGGAGCTCATCCACGGCGATTTCTACGCGGTAATACGGCCTGTCCTGCGAGTCATCCACTCTGTCGGCAGACACTGTCGTCACAGTCCCAGCCATTTTTGGAGTGACGGCGCGGTTGAAAGCCATGAACTCCAGATCCACAGACAGACCTGCACGGACCTTATCCACTTCCTGCACTGGCAGTCTCCCCTCCACCATCAGCGGCTTGTCCAACGGCACAATGTCCATGAGCCTGTCGCCAGCCCTGACCACGCCTCCCTGGGTAAATACCGCCACCCCCGTTACAATGCCTGTCGTCGGCGCCACTATTTCCATGTTTGCCATTTCGTACTCCGCACTAGCCAATCTTGATTGCAGATCGGATACGCGAGTACGCGTCTCGCTCAACTCGACGCGCACCTCCTTTTGATAATCCTCACGTTGGGAAATCAGTCTTGACTGATACTCCTGCACGGTTGCTTCCAATGAACCTAAGCGGCCTTGCTCGTCCGCGACCGAGCCAAGTAGCTGTAAATACTGCCGCTCCGCTTCCAGCAATCGATTGCGCGCCAGCAGCCCCTCGTCGGCCAAGATGCGTTGGCTTTCAAGCTGACGTTCAAAGGTGATGCGCTGCTCCTGGCGCGAGCGCAGAATACGTTGCACACTGCCGCGCTGCTCACGCGCGCCACGTAAGGCGGCTTCCAGCCCCTCCAACATCGCTTGCTGAGCGCGTATGCGAGTGCCAAACAATTGTTGCTGGACCCGAACCATTTCGTCCACTTGCAAATTACCTTCTTGCAGTGCAAGCAATAGTTTTGCATTCAAGTGGATATCTGATAGCCCATCACGCTCGGCCGCAAGACGACTCTCGACTGCCAAACCACTCGAATACTGAAAGCGCAATGAATCAAGTTGGTTGGCGGCCAAGGTGGAGTCGAGTTCGACCAGAACCTCGCCTGCCTGTACGCGCGCACCTTCTGCTGTCAGTATCCGCTGCACCTTCCCACCTACTAGTGGTTGTACTGCCTTGCGGTTCCCACTAACTGCTACCTTTGCATCTATCGGCACGCCCGCATCCAGCGGGGCTAGGACAGCCCATCCCAGAAATCCGACAACGGCGATTAATATGATCAACCACCCCAGAAGCACATGCCGGCGCGAGTCATGCGGCAGATCATTCTTAACTCGAATTTGGCCACTCGGAAGATCTGCCATATTTTCCCAAGAAAATAACCTCATCTTGACGTCCGAAAATAGAACATCAGAGCCCGATACTCGAGAGCATTCTTCACTGACGAGAAGTACTTGATATGGCTCGTTGCCTGCGCGCCACCACCTCGGCTGAGGAACCGAAATCAACCTGTGCGCCGGCATGCAACACAAGCATCTTGTCTGCTTGCCGAAGAATGTTCGACTTGTGAGTGATCAAGATCAACGTGATACCCGTTTGCTTCATGCGGGCCACAGCCTGTGTCAACATGGCGGCGCCCATTTCGTCCAGATTGGCATTGGGCTCATCAAGTACGACCAAGCACGGCTTGCCATAGAGCGCACGTGCCAAGCCTACGCGTTGCCGCTGTCCGCCCGACAGCCCTTTGCCGTTCTCGCCCAACTGGGTTTGATAGCCTTCTGGCAATTGAAGAATCAATTCATGCGCTCCAGCCATCTCGGCTGCAGCAATCACCTTGGATTCGTCCGCCACATTAAAGCGAGCGATATTCTCGCCCACAGTGCCAGCAAACAGCTGCACGTCCTGCGGCAGGTAGCCAATCAGCGCTCCAAGAGTCTCCGGCTGCCATTGATTCAATGGCACACCGTCCAGCAGCACTTTCCCACGCAGTGGTTGCCAAGCGTTCACTAGGCAACGTGCCAAGGTACTCTTGCCTGCCCCGGAAGAACCCACGACTGCCATAGTCTCGCCGGGTTCCAATTTGAAG includes these proteins:
- a CDS encoding HlyD family type I secretion periplasmic adaptor subunit yields the protein MADLPSGQIRVKNDLPHDSRRHVLLGWLIILIAVVGFLGWAVLAPLDAGVPIDAKVAVSGNRKAVQPLVGGKVQRILTAEGARVQAGEVLVELDSTLAANQLDSLRFQYSSGLAVESRLAAERDGLSDIHLNAKLLLALQEGNLQVDEMVRVQQQLFGTRIRAQQAMLEGLEAALRGAREQRGSVQRILRSRQEQRITFERQLESQRILADEGLLARNRLLEAERQYLQLLGSVADEQGRLGSLEATVQEYQSRLISQREDYQKEVRVELSETRTRVSDLQSRLASAEYEMANMEIVAPTTGIVTGVAVFTQGGVVRAGDRLMDIVPLDKPLMVEGRLPVQEVDKVRAGLSVDLEFMAFNRAVTPKMAGTVTTVSADRVDDSQDRPYYRVEIAVDELRERELAPGLNLQPGMPVTAFIKTGERTLMSYLLKPLRDRSRLALIEK